One window from the genome of Nocardioides conyzicola encodes:
- a CDS encoding tRNA (cytidine(34)-2'-O)-methyltransferase: protein MFHVMFFEPRIPPNTGNAIRLVAGTGATLHLVEPLGFDLSEPKLKRAGLDYHDLASVVVHADLDAALGSAELAASRVFAFTAHATRWYTDVEFQPGDVLLFGPEPSGLSDDVLSHARVTDRLRIPMVGGRRSLNLSNSAAVVTYEAWRQQGFPGAE, encoded by the coding sequence GTGTTCCACGTGATGTTCTTCGAGCCCCGGATCCCGCCCAACACCGGCAACGCCATCCGGCTGGTGGCCGGGACCGGAGCGACCCTGCACCTGGTCGAGCCGCTGGGGTTCGACCTGTCGGAGCCCAAGCTGAAGCGCGCCGGGCTGGACTACCACGACCTCGCGTCCGTCGTGGTCCACGCGGACCTCGACGCCGCGTTGGGCAGCGCGGAGCTGGCGGCGTCCAGGGTCTTCGCGTTCACGGCCCACGCGACCCGCTGGTACACCGACGTCGAGTTCCAGCCCGGCGACGTGCTGCTCTTCGGGCCCGAGCCCAGCGGCCTGTCGGACGACGTGCTGAGCCACGCCCGAGTCACCGACCGGCTCCGGATCCCCATGGTGGGCGGCCGCCGGTCCCTCAACCTGTCGAACTCCGCGGCCGTCGTCACGTACGAGGCCTGGCGGCAGCAGGGCTTCCCCGGCGCCGAGTAG
- a CDS encoding epoxide hydrolase family protein, translating to MNTSHLTSTDIRPFRVAVPAADVDDLTQRLARTRWPAAETVADWSQGVRLDDARSLVSYWAEEYDWRRFESELNSFPQFVTTIDEVDIHFIHVRSGNAGAMPLLLTHGWPGSNADFRKLIGPLTDPAAHGGDAGDAFDVVIPSLPGFGFSGKPTGTGWDVDRIAAAWAELMGRLGYRRWTAHGGDWGGAVTTALGALRPAGLLGIHLNTPYAFPDEIPDVLTPEEQRAVDGLAYYGGPLGGSNHLQGTKPQTVGIALADSPAGQAAWIYEKYQSKTDNRGLAEDALSVDAILDVISVSWFTNSAASSARIYWDNRSATMAGPKLALPVAVTVFPRDIPRLPRTWIEDAYSDLVHYGEADRGGHFAPLEQPGILVHEIRAGLRTLRDRPDAR from the coding sequence ATGAACACCTCCCACCTCACCTCCACCGACATCCGCCCCTTCCGCGTCGCGGTCCCGGCGGCCGATGTCGACGACCTCACCCAGCGGCTGGCCCGGACCCGCTGGCCGGCCGCGGAGACCGTCGCCGACTGGTCGCAGGGCGTGCGCCTGGACGATGCCAGGTCGCTCGTCTCCTACTGGGCGGAGGAGTACGACTGGCGCCGCTTCGAGTCCGAGCTCAACTCCTTCCCGCAGTTCGTGACCACGATCGACGAGGTCGACATCCACTTCATCCACGTCAGGTCCGGCAACGCCGGTGCGATGCCGCTGCTCCTCACCCACGGGTGGCCCGGCTCCAACGCCGACTTCCGGAAGCTGATCGGGCCGCTCACCGACCCTGCTGCGCACGGTGGGGATGCGGGTGACGCCTTCGACGTCGTCATCCCGTCGCTGCCCGGGTTCGGCTTCTCCGGGAAGCCGACCGGGACCGGCTGGGACGTGGACCGCATCGCCGCAGCCTGGGCGGAGCTCATGGGCCGGCTCGGCTACCGGCGTTGGACGGCGCACGGCGGCGACTGGGGAGGGGCAGTGACGACGGCTCTCGGCGCGCTGCGGCCCGCAGGCCTGCTCGGGATCCACCTGAACACGCCGTACGCCTTCCCGGACGAGATCCCCGACGTGCTGACACCCGAGGAGCAGCGCGCGGTGGACGGTCTGGCCTACTACGGCGGACCGCTCGGGGGATCGAACCACCTCCAGGGCACGAAGCCGCAGACCGTCGGCATCGCGCTCGCGGACTCGCCGGCCGGGCAGGCGGCCTGGATCTACGAGAAGTACCAGTCCAAGACGGACAACCGCGGACTGGCGGAGGACGCCCTCAGCGTCGACGCCATCCTGGACGTCATCTCGGTCTCGTGGTTCACCAACAGCGCCGCCTCGTCCGCCCGCATCTACTGGGACAACCGGTCGGCCACCATGGCCGGTCCGAAGCTCGCCCTGCCGGTGGCCGTGACCGTCTTCCCGCGAGACATCCCCCGGTTGCCGCGCACCTGGATCGAAGATGCCTACAGCGACCTGGTCCACTACGGCGAAGCCGACCGCGGCGGCCACTTCGCTCCGCTCGAACAGCCGGGGATCCTCGTCCACGAGATCCGCGCCGGACTGCGGACGCTGCGCGACCGGCCCGATGCGCGGTGA
- the arr gene encoding NAD(+)--rifampin ADP-ribosyltransferase, translating into MSQVLDEGPFFHGTKADLRVGDLLTPGFRSNYRPEVVMNHIYFTALRDGAGLAAELAVGEGAPRVYAVEPTGAFEDDPNVTDKKFPGNPTRSYRSAEPLRVLGEVADWTRQTPEALEAWRERLAALRADERGQIIN; encoded by the coding sequence ATGAGCCAGGTGCTGGACGAGGGGCCGTTCTTCCACGGGACGAAGGCCGACCTGCGGGTCGGCGATCTCCTCACCCCCGGCTTCCGGTCCAACTACCGGCCCGAGGTCGTGATGAACCACATCTACTTCACCGCCCTGCGCGACGGTGCCGGGCTCGCCGCCGAGCTCGCGGTGGGCGAGGGCGCTCCGCGGGTGTACGCCGTGGAGCCCACCGGTGCGTTCGAGGACGACCCGAACGTGACCGACAAGAAGTTCCCCGGCAACCCCACCCGGTCCTACCGGAGCGCGGAACCGCTGAGGGTGCTGGGCGAGGTCGCCGACTGGACCCGCCAGACGCCCGAGGCCCTCGAGGCATGGCGCGAGCGCCTGGCGGCTCTCCGCGCAGACGAACGCGGCCAGATCATCAACTGA
- a CDS encoding DUF6989 domain-containing protein, whose amino-acid sequence MTTTLAAADLTSRQGLGPVIGVHVALLAGGAVALALDPPAQGWCVFACVVAYVVGLLAVCRVTGRADLLSLAGFLALVSVFQVLPDWVLADLVGTLRFPDTGGPRVDDVIPLAMAAMWVAPLFAAVALSGGRPGRAAVLSGVVFLGAEILAPTLGLWEPAGDTHRLLGVAVYVVPAEAALGWAAATAYALVRNRSLPTRVGAALAVSTFYLGALVLSHFVIDVAGWRLTA is encoded by the coding sequence GTGACCACGACCCTCGCCGCGGCGGACCTCACGTCTCGCCAGGGCCTCGGGCCGGTCATCGGTGTGCACGTCGCGCTGCTCGCCGGTGGTGCGGTCGCGCTGGCTCTCGACCCGCCCGCACAGGGCTGGTGTGTCTTCGCGTGCGTCGTGGCGTACGTCGTGGGGCTGCTCGCGGTGTGCCGCGTGACGGGTCGCGCCGACCTGCTCTCCCTGGCCGGCTTCCTGGCCCTGGTCTCGGTCTTCCAGGTGCTGCCGGACTGGGTGCTCGCCGACCTGGTGGGCACGTTGCGCTTCCCCGACACCGGAGGGCCGCGGGTCGACGACGTGATCCCGCTCGCGATGGCGGCGATGTGGGTCGCTCCCCTCTTCGCCGCGGTCGCCCTCAGCGGCGGGCGCCCCGGCAGGGCTGCCGTGCTCTCCGGGGTGGTGTTCCTCGGCGCCGAGATCCTCGCGCCCACGCTCGGGCTCTGGGAGCCGGCCGGGGACACGCACCGCCTGCTCGGCGTCGCCGTCTACGTGGTCCCGGCCGAGGCGGCGCTCGGGTGGGCCGCGGCCACGGCGTACGCCCTGGTCCGGAACCGCTCCCTGCCCACCCGCGTCGGTGCGGCGCTCGCGGTGTCGACGTTCTACCTCGGTGCGCTCGTGCTGTCCCACTTCGTCATCGACGTCGCCGGCTGGCGCCTGACCGCCTGA
- a CDS encoding phospholipase D family protein, with protein MLGDVGDWFLTQQERGNPATRLDDVHPPGVAWSEGNLVRPLVHGSTYFSELFDRIEATREGDLVLFTDWQGDADEQLTGRPGSEVVDVLGRADERGVDVRGLVWRSHTSAIGFNSDENLRLGRALQRRGAEAILDMRVRTGGSHHQKCVVIRHRDDPSRDIAYVGGIDLCHSRRDDRDHGGDPQAQDNLAEEYGDTPPWHDIQAAITGPAVYDVETVFRERWEDPTTLSRSPVILLRDRLRGLDTTPDPLPEQQPPPPPVPGGTHAVQLLRTYPNLRHGRDYDFARGGERSVARGYTKAVERARRLIYVEDQYLWGDHVGNVFSDALRNHPDLHVIVVVPLHPDVEGFSRTAQLVGRRRAMLDMQRAAPDRVAVYGIENHAGTPIYVHAKTCLIDDTWASIGSDNFNRRSWTHDSELSAVVVDTAGDYARSLRLELAAEHLDRSPDDAMADCVEATDMFAAYAASAAALDDWYAAGRQGPRPPGRLRRLSPPEVGPLTRLVARPFYQLVHDPDGRPKPLRRADQF; from the coding sequence ATGCTCGGCGACGTGGGGGACTGGTTCCTGACCCAGCAGGAGCGGGGCAACCCCGCGACCCGCCTCGACGACGTCCATCCGCCGGGGGTGGCGTGGTCCGAGGGCAACCTGGTCCGCCCGCTCGTGCACGGGTCGACGTACTTCTCCGAGCTGTTCGACCGCATCGAGGCGACGCGCGAGGGCGACCTGGTCCTCTTCACCGACTGGCAGGGTGACGCGGACGAGCAGCTCACCGGTCGGCCGGGCAGCGAGGTGGTCGACGTGCTGGGCCGGGCCGACGAGCGCGGCGTCGACGTGCGCGGCCTGGTGTGGCGCTCGCACACCAGCGCCATCGGCTTCAACTCCGACGAGAACCTCCGCCTCGGCCGCGCCCTCCAGCGGCGCGGCGCCGAGGCCATCCTCGACATGCGGGTGCGGACCGGGGGGTCGCACCACCAGAAGTGCGTGGTGATCCGGCACCGCGACGACCCGAGCCGGGACATCGCGTACGTCGGCGGGATCGACCTGTGCCACTCGCGCCGCGACGACCGCGACCACGGTGGCGACCCCCAGGCCCAGGACAACCTGGCGGAGGAGTACGGCGACACCCCGCCCTGGCACGACATCCAGGCCGCCATCACCGGGCCCGCGGTGTACGACGTCGAGACGGTCTTCCGAGAGCGCTGGGAGGACCCGACCACGCTCAGCCGCAGCCCGGTGATCCTGCTGCGCGACCGGCTGCGCGGCCTCGACACCACGCCGGACCCGCTCCCCGAGCAGCAGCCCCCGCCGCCCCCGGTGCCGGGTGGGACCCACGCCGTCCAGCTGCTCCGCACCTACCCCAACCTCCGCCACGGCCGCGACTACGACTTCGCCCGCGGCGGCGAGCGCAGCGTGGCCCGCGGCTACACCAAGGCGGTCGAGCGGGCGCGGCGGCTGATCTACGTCGAGGACCAGTACCTCTGGGGCGACCACGTCGGCAACGTCTTCAGCGACGCGCTGCGCAACCACCCCGACCTGCACGTGATCGTCGTGGTCCCGCTGCACCCCGATGTCGAGGGCTTCAGCCGCACCGCCCAGCTCGTCGGCCGCCGCCGCGCGATGCTCGACATGCAGCGCGCGGCCCCTGACCGGGTCGCCGTCTACGGGATCGAGAACCACGCAGGCACCCCGATCTACGTCCACGCCAAGACCTGCCTCATCGACGACACCTGGGCCAGCATCGGCTCGGACAACTTCAACCGCCGGTCGTGGACCCACGACTCCGAGCTGTCAGCTGTCGTGGTCGACACCGCCGGCGACTACGCGCGGAGCCTGCGCCTGGAGCTGGCCGCCGAGCACCTCGACCGCAGCCCCGACGACGCGATGGCCGACTGCGTGGAGGCGACGGACATGTTCGCGGCGTACGCCGCGAGCGCCGCCGCCCTCGACGACTGGTACGCCGCGGGTCGTCAGGGACCCCGTCCGCCAGGCCGGCTCCGCCGGCTCTCCCCGCCCGAGGTGGGGCCGCTGACGCGACTGGTCGCGCGCCCCTTCTACCAGCTGGTGCACGACCCGGACGGCCGCCCGAAGCCCCTGCGCCGGGCCGACCAGTTCTGA
- a CDS encoding cold-shock protein: MASGTVKWFNAEKGFGFIAQDGGGEDVFVHFSAIQSGGYKSLDENQKVEFDLAQGPKGPQAENVRVS, from the coding sequence ATGGCTTCTGGAACCGTCAAGTGGTTCAACGCCGAAAAGGGTTTCGGCTTCATCGCGCAGGATGGCGGCGGCGAGGACGTGTTCGTCCACTTCTCCGCGATCCAGTCGGGTGGCTACAAGTCCCTCGATGAGAACCAGAAGGTCGAGTTCGACCTCGCCCAGGGCCCCAAGGGTCCCCAGGCTGAGAACGTCCGCGTCTCCTGA
- a CDS encoding MFS transporter, with amino-acid sequence MTTTTPTPAASRTYPSLRAAWIPLAALCLAFFVEMVDNTLLSIALPTIGRDLGSGTTALQWVTGAYSLTFGGLLLTAGSIADRFGRRRVLQVGLAVFGTLSLLVVFASSAGELIGLRAALGVAAAMMAPITNSLVFRLFDDKALRMRAITLMMVVGMSGFILGPLLGGTALAHVRWEWLLVINAPIALIACIGVRLGVAPDDPAGLTNDALDLPGAGLSITAIGLACWSLTSGVEHGWLSAITLASMVGAVLAGIAFVWHERRSAAPMLDLGLFTTGTVRGAAIAQVGTSIAMASVMFGLILHFQFAYGWSPVRAGLANLPMIVTMIAATPFTEWLVKRFGHRIATFIGAVFLAGGVGGMSWAVDHGYAAIALFMVVMTIGLRTVMTICAVALVDAMPSNRTSIGAALNDTAQEVGTSIGTAVVGTAIAALVTTQLPAGVWSSDLVASFFHGERITYGLLAVVVGLVAGYGALTLTDSRTVEEHPEEA; translated from the coding sequence ATGACCACCACCACCCCGACTCCCGCCGCGTCGCGCACCTACCCGTCGCTGCGCGCGGCCTGGATCCCGCTCGCCGCCCTGTGCCTGGCCTTCTTCGTCGAGATGGTCGACAACACGCTGTTGTCGATCGCGCTGCCCACCATCGGCCGCGACCTCGGCAGCGGCACGACCGCGCTGCAGTGGGTCACCGGCGCGTACTCGCTGACCTTCGGCGGGCTGCTCCTCACCGCCGGGTCGATCGCCGACCGGTTCGGCCGCCGCCGCGTGCTGCAGGTCGGGCTCGCTGTCTTCGGCACGCTGAGCCTGCTGGTCGTCTTCGCCTCCAGCGCGGGGGAGCTGATCGGCCTGCGGGCCGCCCTCGGCGTCGCCGCCGCGATGATGGCGCCGATCACCAACTCGCTGGTCTTCCGGCTCTTCGACGACAAGGCGCTGCGGATGCGCGCCATCACCCTGATGATGGTCGTCGGCATGTCCGGCTTCATCCTCGGGCCGCTGCTCGGCGGCACCGCACTCGCCCACGTGCGCTGGGAGTGGCTGCTGGTCATCAACGCGCCGATCGCGCTGATCGCGTGCATCGGCGTACGCCTCGGGGTCGCGCCGGACGACCCGGCGGGACTCACCAACGACGCGCTCGACCTGCCCGGCGCCGGGCTGAGCATCACCGCCATCGGCCTGGCCTGCTGGTCGCTGACCAGCGGCGTCGAGCACGGCTGGCTCTCCGCGATCACCCTCGCGTCGATGGTCGGCGCCGTCCTGGCGGGCATCGCGTTCGTCTGGCACGAGCGCCGCAGCGCCGCACCCATGCTCGACCTCGGCCTCTTCACCACCGGCACCGTCCGCGGCGCCGCGATCGCCCAGGTCGGGACTTCGATCGCGATGGCGAGCGTGATGTTCGGGCTGATCCTGCACTTCCAGTTCGCCTACGGCTGGAGCCCGGTGCGGGCCGGGCTGGCCAACCTGCCGATGATCGTGACGATGATCGCCGCGACCCCCTTCACGGAGTGGCTCGTCAAGCGGTTCGGCCACCGCATCGCCACCTTCATCGGCGCGGTCTTCCTGGCCGGCGGCGTCGGTGGCATGTCCTGGGCCGTCGACCACGGGTACGCCGCCATCGCCCTCTTCATGGTGGTGATGACCATCGGCCTGCGCACCGTCATGACGATCTGTGCGGTCGCGCTCGTCGACGCGATGCCGAGCAACCGCACCTCGATCGGCGCCGCGCTCAACGACACCGCCCAGGAGGTCGGCACCAGCATCGGCACCGCCGTGGTCGGCACCGCGATCGCCGCACTGGTCACCACCCAGCTGCCCGCCGGCGTCTGGAGCAGCGACCTCGTTGCCTCGTTCTTCCACGGCGAACGGATCACCTACGGCCTGCTCGCCGTCGTCGTCGGGCTCGTTGCCGGGTACGGCGCTCTCACCCTCACCGACTCGCGCACCGTCGAGGAGCACCCCGAGGAGGCCTGA
- a CDS encoding GNAT family protein, whose translation MALPTPTLHTARLRLRPFTDADADALFALHSDAHVLRYWDSPPWTEPARAERFLATCRTLAEEGSGARLAMDRVSDGAFVGWCSLSRWNPDHRSAAIGYCLGEAAWGQGYATEAAYAVLRWAFDTLDLNRVQAETDTRNTASARVLEKLGFVREGTLREDCVVNGDVSDSWVYGLLRREWR comes from the coding sequence ATGGCCTTGCCCACCCCCACGCTCCACACCGCTCGCCTGCGGCTGCGGCCCTTCACCGACGCGGACGCGGACGCCCTCTTCGCCCTCCACAGCGACGCCCACGTGCTGCGCTACTGGGACTCCCCGCCCTGGACCGAGCCCGCCCGCGCCGAGCGCTTCCTCGCGACCTGCCGGACGCTGGCCGAGGAAGGGAGCGGCGCGCGGCTGGCCATGGACCGGGTCTCCGACGGCGCCTTTGTCGGGTGGTGCTCGCTGAGCCGGTGGAACCCCGACCACCGCAGCGCGGCGATCGGCTACTGCCTCGGCGAGGCGGCGTGGGGCCAGGGCTACGCCACGGAGGCGGCGTACGCCGTGCTGCGGTGGGCGTTCGACACGTTGGACCTCAACCGGGTGCAGGCCGAGACGGACACGCGCAACACGGCGTCCGCCCGGGTGCTGGAGAAGCTCGGCTTCGTGCGTGAGGGGACGCTGCGCGAGGACTGCGTCGTCAACGGCGACGTGTCGGACTCGTGGGTCTACGGCCTGCTCAGGCGGGAGTGGCGCTGA
- a CDS encoding DedA family protein: MTDLPGVFGTVAPYIDDYGYVAVALIIFLANLSLPVPAEATLVVSSIYTVSGDLSLLPVLVVAWLAAVLGECAAFAVGRYGGRPLAIRLGRRFGVTHDLLDRAEGFYARRGTVTVVVGRFIPLLRRANGLVAGITGMVWHRFVVANMVGAVVWVAIWTTVGRQAGNHIDTVNTILERFAPILALLLVLLIVAYVLRRRRRRRSGRPVEDASDVDPEEQNP; this comes from the coding sequence ATGACCGACCTGCCCGGGGTGTTCGGCACCGTGGCGCCGTACATCGACGACTACGGCTACGTCGCCGTCGCGCTGATCATCTTCCTCGCGAACCTCTCGCTGCCCGTGCCTGCCGAGGCGACCCTGGTCGTCTCCTCGATCTACACGGTGTCCGGTGACCTCAGCCTGCTGCCGGTGCTGGTCGTCGCGTGGCTGGCGGCCGTGCTCGGGGAGTGCGCGGCGTTCGCGGTCGGACGGTACGGCGGCCGCCCGCTCGCCATCCGTCTCGGGCGGCGGTTCGGGGTGACCCACGACCTGCTCGACCGGGCCGAGGGGTTCTACGCCCGTCGCGGCACGGTGACCGTGGTCGTCGGCCGGTTCATCCCGCTCCTGCGACGCGCCAACGGGCTCGTCGCCGGCATCACGGGCATGGTGTGGCACCGGTTCGTGGTCGCCAACATGGTCGGCGCCGTGGTCTGGGTCGCCATCTGGACGACGGTCGGGCGGCAGGCCGGCAACCACATCGACACGGTCAACACCATCCTCGAGCGGTTCGCACCGATCCTCGCGCTCCTCCTGGTCCTGCTGATCGTCGCGTACGTCCTCCGTCGGCGGCGCCGTCGCCGGTCCGGCCGCCCTGTCGAAGACGCCTCGGACGTCGATCCCGAGGAGCAGAACCCATGA
- a CDS encoding TetR/AcrR family transcriptional regulator has product MTKQGDGRTARRGRNSDAVLDTVHEMFVEGNFSPSVEDVAARSGVSLRSVYRYFEDTEALLHLAIERRIALVGELYALGNLGEGTREERVLALVNQRLVIHSKLAPTVRAAMLRAPFSPQIADQVDQRRKLLAAQVAAQFEPEVAVLSKSRAEALLVCIDALCSFDTMEDLRVRRGMSISRARRVMVGGVTALLADAALNN; this is encoded by the coding sequence ATGACCAAGCAAGGGGACGGGCGCACGGCACGGCGGGGTCGCAACAGCGACGCCGTGCTGGACACCGTCCACGAGATGTTCGTCGAAGGGAACTTCTCACCGTCCGTCGAGGACGTGGCCGCCCGCTCCGGGGTGTCCCTGCGCTCGGTCTACCGCTACTTCGAGGACACCGAGGCGCTGCTGCACCTCGCGATCGAGCGCCGGATCGCGCTCGTCGGCGAGCTCTACGCGCTGGGCAACCTCGGTGAGGGCACGCGGGAGGAGCGCGTGCTCGCGCTGGTCAACCAGCGTCTGGTGATCCACAGCAAGCTCGCCCCGACGGTCCGGGCGGCCATGCTGCGGGCGCCGTTCTCGCCGCAGATCGCCGACCAGGTCGACCAACGGCGCAAGCTGCTCGCGGCCCAGGTCGCGGCGCAGTTCGAGCCGGAGGTCGCCGTGCTCAGCAAGTCGCGTGCCGAGGCGCTGCTCGTCTGCATCGACGCCCTGTGCTCCTTCGACACGATGGAGGACCTGCGGGTACGCCGCGGGATGTCGATCAGCCGGGCCCGCCGGGTGATGGTCGGTGGCGTGACCGCGCTGCTTGCTGACGCGGCCCTCAACAACTGA
- a CDS encoding isoprenylcysteine carboxylmethyltransferase family protein, translating to MKRSPSALTLSALAWLGFNAVMLWMVAFLADVVVPRTVDGPARTSTWLAVTTDLALVLLFALQHSVMARPSVKARLRRRIPVELERTTYVLATDVCLALLLVLWQPFGGQVWHVDGPAAVVLWTLFGAGWLLAVAATYAVDHFELTGLRQAGWLPPRPAAATTELEVTGMYAVVRHPLMTGLLLAFWATPHLGASHLLFAAAATAYVAVGVRFEERDLRRTFGPAYDAYAARVPAVLPRLRPRPQRHSRLSRP from the coding sequence ATGAAGCGAAGTCCCTCCGCCCTGACCCTGTCCGCCCTCGCCTGGCTGGGGTTCAACGCCGTCATGCTCTGGATGGTGGCGTTCCTCGCCGACGTCGTCGTGCCGCGCACGGTGGACGGGCCGGCCCGCACCAGCACCTGGCTCGCCGTGACGACCGACCTGGCGCTCGTGCTGCTCTTCGCCCTGCAGCACTCGGTGATGGCGCGGCCCTCGGTCAAGGCACGCCTGCGCCGGCGCATCCCCGTCGAGCTCGAGCGGACGACGTACGTCCTCGCCACCGACGTCTGCCTCGCGCTGCTGCTCGTGCTGTGGCAGCCCTTCGGTGGCCAGGTGTGGCACGTCGACGGCCCGGCCGCGGTCGTCCTGTGGACGCTCTTCGGGGCCGGCTGGCTGCTCGCCGTCGCGGCGACGTACGCCGTCGACCACTTCGAGCTGACCGGCCTCCGCCAGGCCGGGTGGCTGCCACCCCGGCCGGCCGCGGCGACCACCGAGCTCGAGGTCACCGGCATGTACGCCGTGGTGCGCCATCCGCTGATGACCGGCCTGCTCCTCGCCTTCTGGGCGACGCCGCACCTGGGGGCGTCGCACCTGCTCTTCGCGGCCGCGGCGACGGCGTACGTCGCCGTCGGGGTCAGGTTCGAGGAGCGCGACCTGCGGCGCACGTTCGGCCCGGCGTACGACGCCTACGCGGCGCGCGTCCCGGCCGTGCTGCCGAGGCTCCGGCCCCGTCCTCAGCGCCACTCCCGCCTGAGCAGGCCGTAG
- a CDS encoding TetR/AcrR family transcriptional regulator, translating into MPREARSDTRERILDVAMEVLGSNPGAGMGEVATAAGVVRRTVYGYFPSRSDLVLALTERAVSEIAAVLAGSAADHEAADAAWVDFIARLWPLVRRYRVLVVLRRGEFGEDIHALLGPVEGALTDLVQRGQDAGSFAHHLPADVLSRVAWSAVFAIADNDLSSGTLDVTAPTMTTLLMLGVPDARARALLGGLHGAVAEHRVGEADA; encoded by the coding sequence ATGCCGAGAGAAGCCCGGAGCGACACACGAGAGCGGATCCTCGACGTAGCGATGGAGGTCCTCGGGTCCAACCCGGGCGCGGGCATGGGTGAGGTGGCCACCGCCGCCGGCGTGGTCCGACGGACCGTCTACGGCTACTTCCCGTCCCGGTCCGACCTCGTGCTCGCGCTCACGGAGCGCGCCGTGAGCGAGATCGCCGCCGTGCTTGCCGGGAGCGCCGCCGACCACGAGGCCGCCGACGCGGCCTGGGTCGACTTCATCGCACGCCTCTGGCCTCTCGTCCGTCGCTACCGGGTGCTGGTGGTGCTGCGTCGCGGCGAGTTCGGCGAGGACATCCACGCCCTGCTCGGGCCGGTCGAGGGAGCACTCACCGACCTGGTCCAACGGGGCCAGGATGCCGGGAGCTTCGCCCATCACCTGCCCGCGGACGTGCTCAGCCGCGTGGCCTGGTCGGCGGTCTTCGCCATCGCGGACAACGACCTGTCCAGCGGGACCCTCGACGTCACCGCGCCGACCATGACGACCCTGCTCATGCTCGGCGTCCCGGACGCGCGCGCACGAGCGCTGCTCGGGGGGCTCCACGGCGCCGTGGCCGAGCACCGGGTCGGCGAGGCGGACGCGTGA
- a CDS encoding ribonuclease Z: MIEITLLGTGSPLPDPHRAGPATLVRAGGKTFLVDAGRGVVMRAAAAGSGADQLTAVLLTHLHSDHLTDLGDLVTTRWITTFTPSPLLVVGPPGTRVVADGVLQSLSADIGYRTAHHVDLDGPPPLHVREVGPGVVWDDGDVIIRAGATDHRPVEPTLAFRIEYAGASVVIAGDTVPCEPLDLLCAGADALVITALRRDLLEPIPLPRLQDILDYHSSVEDAATTAARAGVSALVLTHYVPALVPGTEDEWRAIAAQHFSGRVELGDDLHRIEIG; encoded by the coding sequence ATGATCGAGATCACCCTCCTGGGCACCGGGAGCCCACTCCCGGACCCGCACCGGGCCGGACCGGCCACGCTGGTGCGCGCCGGGGGGAAGACGTTCCTGGTCGACGCCGGCCGCGGCGTCGTCATGCGCGCCGCGGCGGCCGGCTCGGGGGCCGACCAGCTCACCGCCGTGCTCCTCACGCACCTGCACAGCGACCACCTCACCGACCTCGGCGACCTGGTGACCACCCGGTGGATCACCACCTTCACGCCGTCGCCGCTCCTGGTCGTCGGCCCGCCCGGCACCCGCGTCGTCGCGGACGGGGTCCTGCAGTCGCTCTCGGCCGACATCGGCTACCGGACGGCCCACCACGTCGACCTGGACGGCCCGCCGCCGCTCCACGTCCGCGAGGTCGGGCCCGGCGTCGTCTGGGACGACGGCGACGTGATCATCCGCGCCGGCGCCACCGACCACCGCCCGGTGGAGCCCACTCTCGCCTTCCGGATCGAGTACGCCGGCGCCTCGGTCGTGATCGCCGGCGACACCGTGCCCTGCGAGCCCCTCGACCTGCTCTGCGCCGGCGCCGACGCCCTGGTCATCACCGCGCTCCGCCGGGACCTGCTGGAGCCGATCCCGCTCCCCCGCCTCCAGGACATCCTCGACTACCACTCGAGCGTCGAGGACGCGGCGACGACCGCGGCCCGGGCCGGCGTCTCGGCGCTCGTGCTCACCCACTACGTCCCAGCGCTCGTGCCCGGCACCGAGGACGAGTGGCGGGCCATCGCCGCCCAGCACTTCTCCGGCCGGGTCGAGCTCGGCGACGACCTGCACCGCATCGAGATCGGCTGA